CAGCCGCCTGGCATTCCTGGACGTTACCGATCGGATCGTGCGCACCCTGCACGACCTGGCGCAGGAGCCGGAAGCCATGAGCCATCCGCAGGGCAGCCAGCTGCGCGTCTCGCGCCAGGAACTGGCACGCCTGGTCGGCTGCTCGCGCGAAATGGCCGGCCGCGTGCTGAAGAAGCTGCAGACCGACGGCCTGCTGCATGCCCGCGGCAAGACCGTGGTGCTGTACGGCACCCGTTGACCGTTGAGCACCCGGTGGGTGCGGACCTTGGTCCGCACCTCTTCGCGCGCTAGGCTCGGTTCATGGAACTGAGCAGCGCATTCTGGTGGTTCATCCTCATCGGCCTCGGCGCACAGCTGGTGGACGGCGCCTTGGGCATGGCGTTCGGCCTGGTGTCGTCGTCGGTGATGCTGGCCATGGGCATTCCACCCGCACAGGCCAGCGCCGCCATCCATACCGCGGAAGTGTTCACCACGGGCGCCTCCGGCGTGTCGCATCTGGTCGCCGGCAATGTCGATAAGCGCTTGTTCCTGCGCCTCGCGCTGCCCGGCGCGGTGGGTGGCGCCGTGGGTGCCTACGGCCTGACCCAGCTGCCCGGCGAGGTGATCCGCCCGCTCATCTATCTCTACCTGCTGGTGCTGGCGATCATCATCCTGGCCCGCGCCGCCGGCCGCCTGATGCCCAAGGGGGAGGTCAAGCGGGTGCCCGTGCTGGGCTTCGTGGCTGGCTTCCTGGATGCCAGCGGCGGCGGCGGCTGGGGGCCGGTGGCCACCTCCACCCTGCTGGCCCGCGGCGGCCAGGCGCGCACCACCATCGGCACGGTGAACGCGGCCGAGTTCGTGGTCACCCTGACGGTTTCAGCAACGTTCCTGCTGTCGATGGGACTGCATCACCTGCAGATCGTGGCCGGCCTGCTGATCGGCGGCATGATGGCCGCTCCGGTGGCCGCTCTGCTGGTGAAGCGCCTGAAGGAGCGCTGGGTACTGGTGGCCGTCGGCGTGCTGGTACTGGGCATCAGCCTGTTCCAGATCGGCCACGCGGTGTACGGGCACCTGGGGCGCTGAGCGTTTGCCGGCCAGCGGCCGGCACTGCCGGAACGGAGGCGGGTAGTGCCGGCCGCTGGCCGGCAGATCCGTCATCCTGCGATGGGGTCAGAGCCCCTACGGGGATCTGACCCCGGGTTACGCCTTGTCGCCGCCGCGGTCCACGCAACCCCAGTTGAGGATGCGGGTGCCAGCCGGCAGCACGCGGCGGAAGAAGTCCACCCGGCCCGGCTTCGGGTTCACCACCACCGGCGCCTTGGCCGCCAGCAGCAGCGGCAGATCGGCGGTGCTGTCGGAATACGCGATATCGATATCGCCATAGCCGCGCTCGCGCAGCATGCGCATCTTCTCTTCGTTGTGGCAGTGGCGGGTCGGGCCAACGCCGCCCAGCCGCGGACCGACTTCGGTACCGATCACTGGCACATCCTGGTGGGCCACGAAGGCCAGGATCGCCCGCGCCAACTCCGGCGGCGCGCCGGTGGCCACCACCACGCGGTCGCCCTTGGCGCGGTGCGCGGCGAACACCTCCAGCGCCTGCGGCAGCAGCTTGGCGCGCATCTGCGCCTGGTTGCGCAGCACGTAGGCGTCGATGACCTTGTTGAAGTCACGCGCACGGTGCAGGCCGAAGCTGCCGATCCACACATAGACCGAGATGCCCGCGCGACGGGTCGGCAGCATCGCCACCATCGGCCCGGCGATCGGCGTGACCAGCAGCGCCGCCAGCATGCGCAACGGGTTGCGCTTGATCAGCGAGGCGAACAGGTGGGTGCCTGAATCGCCGTCGTAGAGGGTGTGGTCGAAGTCGAAGACCACCAGCGGCGCATCCTCGCGCGGCGTCGGATAGTGCGTTGTCATGCCGCGAAGAATAGCTGACGCAGGCCCTCGCCCGGCTCTTCCACGCGCATGAAGGCCTCGCCGACCAGGAAGGCATGGATGCCGGCATCGCGCATCAGCGCCACGTCCTGCGGCCCGAGGATGCCGCTTTCGGTCACCAGCAGGCGGTCACGCGGCACCGCCTTCTGCATGTCCAGCGTAGTCTGCAGCGACACCTCGAACGTGCGCAGGTTGCGGTTGTTGATGCCGATCATCGGCGCCGGCACCTGCAGCGCGCGCTCCAGCTCATCGATGTCGTGCACTTCCACCAGCACGTCCATGCCCAGCGACAGCGCCAGTTCGGACAGCGTGGCCAGCTGGGTGTCGTCCAGCGCAGCCACGATCAACAGGATGCAGTCGGCGCCCAGCACGCGTGCCTCGTACACCTGGTAGGCATCGATCACGAAGTCCTTGCGCAGCACCGGCAGCGTGCACGCCTCGCGCGCCTGCTGAAGGTAGGCGTCGGCCCCCTGGAAGAAGTCCACGTCGGTCAGCACCGACAGGCAGCTGGCACCCCCGAATTCGTAGCTGACCGCGATGTCGGCCGGGCGGAAATCCGGGCGGATGACGCCCTTGGAGGGGCTGGCCTTCTTCACTTCGGCAATCACCGCGGGGTCGCCGTTGGCCACCGCCGCCTGCAACGCGCGCACGAAGCCACGTACCGGCGGGGCGCTGGCCACGGCGGCCTGCAGCTCCTCGAGCGGGCGCTGGGCGCGGCGCTGGGCCACTTCTTCGGCCTTGCGGGCCAGGATCGTCTGCAGGATGTCGCTCATCGTCTTCGGTTCGGTGCGGGGGCGGTGAGGACGGCCATTATCGGCCATCGACGGGGTCAGGCTGAACCGCGCGCTCAGGCAACCAGCGCGCGGGTGGTCTCAACATACTGCTGCAGGCGCTGGCGGGCGCTGCCATTGGCGATGGCGGCACGGGCGCGGGCCAGGCCGTCGCCGATGTCGCTGGCCACGCCGGCCACGTACAGGGCGGCGCCGGCGTTCAGCGCCACGATGTCCAGTGCCGGGCCCGGGGTGTTGTCCAGCACCGCACGCAGCATCTGGATGGACTGCTCCGGGCTGTCCACGCGCAGGTTGCGGCTGGCCGACATGGCGATGCCGAAGTCTTCCGGGTGGATCTCGTACTCGCGCACCTTGCCGTCGCGCAGCTCGCCCACCAGGGTGCCGGCGCCCAGCGAGATCTCATCCATGTTGTCGCGGCCCCAGACCACCATGGCGCGCTCGGTGCCCAGCTCGCGCAGCACGCGCGCCTGGATACCCACCAGATCGGGATGGAACACGCCCATCAGCACCGACGGGGCGCTGGCCGGGTTGGTCAGCGGGCCGAGGATGTTGAAGATGGTGCGCACGCCCATCTCGCGGCGGACCGGCGCGACCACCTTCATCGACGGATGATGGATCGGCGCGAACATGAAGCCGATGCCGGTCTGTTCGATCGCAGCGGCCACCTGCGCCGGCTGCAGCTCGATGGCCGCACCCAGTGCTTCCACCGCATCGGCGCTGCCAGATTTGGACGACACGCTGCGGTTGCCGTGCTTGGCCACGCGCGCACCGGCCGCGGCCGCGACGAACATCGCGCAGGTGGAGATGTTGAAGGTATGCGAGCCATCGCCACCGGTGCCGACGATGTCGACCAGGTGGGTGCTGTCGGCCACCGGCACCGCCAGCGCGAACTCGCGCATGACCGTGGCCGCGGCAGCGATCTCGTCGATGGTTTCCTTCTTCACGCGCAGGCCGGTGAGGATGGCGGCGGTCATCATCGGCGACACGTCGCCGCGCATGATCTGCCGCATCAGGTCGACCATTTCGTCGAAGAAGATTTCGCGGTGCTCGATGGTGCGTTGCAGGGCTTCCTGGGGGGAGAAGCTCATGGGAATGCTCCTTGGATCAGGCCGCCGGACGCTGCAGGAAATTGCGCAGTAGGGCGTGGCCGTGTTCGGTGAGGATGGACTCGGGGTGGAACTGCACGCCCTCCACCGGGAACTGGCGGTGGCGCAGGCCCATGATCTCTTCGATCGAGCCGTCGTCGTTCTCGGTCCAGGCGGTCACTTCCAGCACCTCGGGCAGGCTGTTCTTGTCCACCACCAGCGAGTGGTAGCGGGTGGCCTGGTAACGGTCCGGCAGGCCGGCGAACACGCCCTTGCCTTCATGGCGGATCGGCGAGGTCTTGCCGTGCATGATGTTGCCAGCACGGATCACGGTGCCGCCGTAGACCTGGCCGATGCCCTGGTGGCCCAGGCACACGCCGAGGATCGGCGTGGTCGGGCCCAGGCGCTGGATGAGTTCCAGCGACACGCCCGCTTCATTGGGCGTGCACGGGCCGGGCGAAATGACGATGCGCTCGGGCTTCTGCGCGGCGATCTCGTCCACGCTCATCGCATCATTGCGCACCACCTTCACCTCGGCGCCCAGCGTCTGCAGGTACTGCACGAGGTTGTAGGTGAAGCTGTCGTAGTTGTCGATCATCCACAACATGGTCAGGTTCCGTCGCTTATCAGGAAAATGGCGTATACGTTTTCGGTGTAGGTGATGGGGCCGGCTTCAATGGACTCCGGTGCACCGGGCGCAGGTGCCGAGGCCGGTGCATAGCTGCCGGTCACCGAGATCCTGTCCAGATACTCACCATCCTCGCCCGGCTGCGGCCATTGCCCGGCCTGGATGCCGTAGGCGAAGTCCGGCGCCACATCGGAGATGCTGTACAGGCCACGCACTTTTGTTCCATAGGCCTTGGCCAGGCCCTGCGCGGACTCGCGGGTCTTGGCCGCTGCCTCGCCCTTGAGTTCGCGTCGCAGCACCACTTCGCCCGAATAGGTCGGGGCCACGCTGCTGACCTGCACGTTCTCGTTGGCCTTCAGCGCACCCAGCACGTCCTGCATCGCCTTCACGCTGGCGAAGCTGGCACGCAGCTGGCGCGACACGCGGGTGCCGATGAAGACCTGCCGGTTCTGCTCATAGCGCGTCGCCGGGCCGATCCGCAGGTTGTCCGCACGCACGCTGCCCTCCACCGCCTTGTTCTGCTTGAACAGCGCCAGCGCGCGGGCAACGTTGTCCTGCACGCGGCGCCGCGCCGCATCGGCGTCCATGTCGGTCTCTTCGATGTTCAACTGCAGGCCGAACCGGTCAGGCATCACCTCGCGGCGCGCCTCGCCCTTCACCAGCAGGTGCGGCTGCGAGGGAATGGTGTTGGCCTGCGCCCACGCAGACGGGGCCATCGTGGCCAGCAGTGACGACCACAGCAATGCGCTCAGCAGCTTCATGCGGTACTCCTTGTCTTGAATGGGAACAGCGGAAGGTGCCGCGGCGCAGGCCACGGCACGGGGAGCATCACAGGCCCTTGGCGGCCTGGGCGACGGCGCGGAACAGCGCGCGGCCCTTGTTCATCGTCTCGTCCCATTCCTTGTCCGGGTCCGAGTCGTAGACGATGCCGGCACCGGCCTGCACGTACAGGCGGCCATCCTTGATCACTGCGGTGCGGATCGCGATCGCGGTATCGGCATCGCCGTGCCAGCCGATGTAGCCGATGCTGCCGGCGTAGACATTGCGCTTGATCGGTTCCAGCTCGCGGATCACTTCCAGCGCGCGGATCTTCGGCGCGCCGCTGACCGTGCCGGCCGGGAACGTGGCGCGCAGCACGTCGGCATAGCTCAGGCCCGCCTGCAGCTGCCCGGTCACTTCGCTGACGATGTGCATGACGTGGCTGTAGCGCTCGATCACGAACTGCTCGCCCACTTCCACGGTGCCCGCCTTGGACACGCGACCGGCATCGTTGCGGCCGAGGTCGATCAGCATCAGGTGCTCGGCGCGTTCCTTCGGATCGGCCAGCAATTCGGCTTCCAGCGCCAGGTCCTGCTCAACGGTGGCACCGCGCGGGCGGGTACCGGCGATCGGGCGCACGGTGACTTCGCCATCCTGCAGGCGCACCAGGATTTCCGGTGAGGAACCGACTACCTGCAGGTCGCCGACATCCAGGAAATACATGTACGGCGACGGATTCAGTGCACGCAGCGCGCGGTACACATCCACCGGGCGCGCCTTGAACGGCACGCTCAGGCGCTGGCTGAGCACCACCTGGAAGATGTCACCGGCGCGGATGTACTCCTTGCTGCGCTGGACCGCATCGACGAAGCCTTCGCGGGTGAAACCGGAAACGAAATCGGACTCGTCCAGCACGTCGCTGTTGAGCGGCGCCGGGTAGCCGGCGCCCGGTGCACGCAGCTTCGCGGTCAACGCATCCAGGCGCGCCTGCGCCTGCTCGAAGGCGCCGTCGACGCGCGGGTCGGCATGCACGATCAGGTACAGCCGGCCCTTGAGGTTGTCGAACACCGCCAGTTCGTTGGAATCGAGCAGCAGGATGTCCGGGGTACCCAGTTCATCGCGGCCGGCCGGCGGGGCCAGGCGCGGCTCGATGTAGCCGATGCACTCGAAGCCGAACCAGCCGACCAGGCCACCGGTGAAGCCCGGCAGGCCTTCCAGCTTCGGCACCGAGTGGGCGCTGCGCAGCGCCTCGACTTCGGCGAACGGGTCGGCCACCTCGCGGGTGTCCACCACCTGGCCGTCTTCGCGCACGGTCAGCGTGTGGCCATGGAAGGCATACACGCGGCGCGCCGGCAGGCCGATGATCGAGTAACGACCAAAGCGCTCGCCGCCTTCGACGGATTCAAACAGGTAGGTATTGGGGCCGTCGGCGAGCTTCAGATAGACCGAAAGCGGCGTGTCCAGGTCGGACAGCACTTCACGGACGACGGGAATATGGGTATGGCCTTCAGCGGCCTGCAGCTGAAACTGAGCGTGCGAGTTCAAGACGACTTTCCTTCCGGGACACAGCGTTATGGGGGCGGACGACGGCAACGGGCCACCATCGCCACCAACGGCGTGCGGAAGAAAGGGTATGCGGGGTCGTCAGGCTGGACACCCCTTGACTGTATCGCAGCTTGGACGGGAGGGGAACCCTGTGAAACTGAACCACGACAAGCACGGGGCCGATGGCGGGGACCTGTGGCGGCGACCGGCGCGGGAACCGGTAGAGTCGACTGTTAGTCGACTGCTCTTCGTCCCGACGGCGTAAAACCCCCCGCGCTACGCGCGCAAGTCGACTGACAGTCGACTCTACCCTTCGCCCCTATCGGTCGGCTCTACCCCTGCCCAGCCAGCAACGGGCAGTCGGCCGGCAGATGCATCCTCACCCTGCCCGGCACGCACTCGACGCGGAAGTGACGGGCCTGCACGGGCTCGCCGTCCAGGTTGAGCGTCAACGGGCGCTCGGATTCCACCTGCAGCCACGGCAGGCGCGCGCGCGTCGCCAGCTGTTCCAGCGCGGCCTGGGTACCGGACTTCAGCATCTGGCCAAGCGTGGCGGTGACTTCACCTTCCAGCTCCGGAAGCACCGTCACGTCCAGCTGCCCGTCATCGATCAGTGCCTGTGGGCACAACTGCTGGCCACCACCGGCCTGGCGGCCATTGCCGATACCGAGTGCGATGAAGTCGCCTTGCCACGCGAAATCCGGGCCCGACAGCCGCGCATTGATCGGCTCGATCCGCCCCAGCTTTGCAATGCCGGTAATCACGTAGGCCAGCCCGCCCAGCATCTTCTTCAAGCCGGCATCGGTCTCCACCGTCACCTGCGTGCCGAAGCCCCCGCTGGCAAGATTGGCACACCACCAGGGCGTGCCATCGGCGTCTACACGCAACAGGTCGACGGCACGCGGCGCCGCCTGCGAGATCAATGCGAAGGCCTCCTTCGGCGCGGCCGGGATACCGGCCGAGGTGGCGAAATCGTTGGCGGTCCCCATCGGAATCAGTGCCAGTGATGGCAGCGCATCCGCCGGTTCCTCGCGATGCGCCAGCGTTTCTGCAACCGCGCTGAGCGTGCCATCGCCACCGGCGGCCACGATCACGTCCACGCCATGATCGATGGCCTCGGCTACGTAGCGCTCGGCGTCGCCGTCCTCCCAGGTCACCCGCACGTCCAGCTGCACGCCCTGCCCGCGCCAATGGCCGACGGCGTCGCGCAGCTCATCGTTGCCTGCGGATTTGCCATTGAGGATCAGGCGCCAGCGCGGGGTGGTCATGCAGAGCTTCCAGGACGGGGCGGCACAGGCTAGCAATGCGCCGTTTGTCCGCAGTGAATGTCACGCAGGTGTCATTCAGCTGCTGGAGAATGGAAGGCCATAGCAGGGACGATGGATGGAGGCAGGATCAGCCTCCCACGCATGCAGCAAGGCCACGCCAGTGATTGGCGTGGCTTTTTTTTGGGGTGCGCAGGGAGTCCGAACCAAGGTTCGCACCCACCGGGTTGCGGTTCGCACCCACCCGGTTGGTAGATCCACGCCATGCGTGGATGCACTTCGCTTCAGCCGTTGGCGAAATCGTGCAGCGCCTGGCCCTGCAACCGGTACACGGTCCACTCGTCCTGCGGCGTGGCGCCAACGGCGGTGTAGAACTCGATGGCCGGGGTGTTCCAATCCAGCACCGACCATTCGAAGCGGCCGCAACCCTCGGCCACGGCCTGGCGCGCGATGTACTTCAGCAGCGCCTTGCCAGCGCCTGCGCCGCGCTTTTCCTGGCTGACATACAGGTCTTCCAGGTAGATGCCCTT
The sequence above is a segment of the Stenotrophomonas maltophilia genome. Coding sequences within it:
- the trpC gene encoding indole-3-glycerol phosphate synthase TrpC — protein: MSDILQTILARKAEEVAQRRAQRPLEELQAAVASAPPVRGFVRALQAAVANGDPAVIAEVKKASPSKGVIRPDFRPADIAVSYEFGGASCLSVLTDVDFFQGADAYLQQAREACTLPVLRKDFVIDAYQVYEARVLGADCILLIVAALDDTQLATLSELALSLGMDVLVEVHDIDELERALQVPAPMIGINNRNLRTFEVSLQTTLDMQKAVPRDRLLVTESGILGPQDVALMRDAGIHAFLVGEAFMRVEEPGEGLRQLFFAA
- a CDS encoding sulfite exporter TauE/SafE family protein produces the protein MELSSAFWWFILIGLGAQLVDGALGMAFGLVSSSVMLAMGIPPAQASAAIHTAEVFTTGASGVSHLVAGNVDKRLFLRLALPGAVGGAVGAYGLTQLPGEVIRPLIYLYLLVLAIIILARAAGRLMPKGEVKRVPVLGFVAGFLDASGGGGWGPVATSTLLARGGQARTTIGTVNAAEFVVTLTVSATFLLSMGLHHLQIVAGLLIGGMMAAPVAALLVKRLKERWVLVAVGVLVLGISLFQIGHAVYGHLGR
- a CDS encoding SIMPL domain-containing protein encodes the protein MKLLSALLWSSLLATMAPSAWAQANTIPSQPHLLVKGEARREVMPDRFGLQLNIEETDMDADAARRRVQDNVARALALFKQNKAVEGSVRADNLRIGPATRYEQNRQVFIGTRVSRQLRASFASVKAMQDVLGALKANENVQVSSVAPTYSGEVVLRRELKGEAAAKTRESAQGLAKAYGTKVRGLYSISDVAPDFAYGIQAGQWPQPGEDGEYLDRISVTGSYAPASAPAPGAPESIEAGPITYTENVYAIFLISDGT
- the trpE gene encoding anthranilate synthase component I, translated to MNSHAQFQLQAAEGHTHIPVVREVLSDLDTPLSVYLKLADGPNTYLFESVEGGERFGRYSIIGLPARRVYAFHGHTLTVREDGQVVDTREVADPFAEVEALRSAHSVPKLEGLPGFTGGLVGWFGFECIGYIEPRLAPPAGRDELGTPDILLLDSNELAVFDNLKGRLYLIVHADPRVDGAFEQAQARLDALTAKLRAPGAGYPAPLNSDVLDESDFVSGFTREGFVDAVQRSKEYIRAGDIFQVVLSQRLSVPFKARPVDVYRALRALNPSPYMYFLDVGDLQVVGSSPEILVRLQDGEVTVRPIAGTRPRGATVEQDLALEAELLADPKERAEHLMLIDLGRNDAGRVSKAGTVEVGEQFVIERYSHVMHIVSEVTGQLQAGLSYADVLRATFPAGTVSGAPKIRALEVIRELEPIKRNVYAGSIGYIGWHGDADTAIAIRTAVIKDGRLYVQAGAGIVYDSDPDKEWDETMNKGRALFRAVAQAAKGL
- a CDS encoding anthranilate synthase component II, translated to MLWMIDNYDSFTYNLVQYLQTLGAEVKVVRNDAMSVDEIAAQKPERIVISPGPCTPNEAGVSLELIQRLGPTTPILGVCLGHQGIGQVYGGTVIRAGNIMHGKTSPIRHEGKGVFAGLPDRYQATRYHSLVVDKNSLPEVLEVTAWTENDDGSIEEIMGLRHRQFPVEGVQFHPESILTEHGHALLRNFLQRPAA
- a CDS encoding GNAT family N-acetyltransferase; this encodes MALLNIRPATVADAGLILHFIRELAIYEKAEHSVQTDEIGIAESLFGADATARALICEADGEAIGYAVYFYNYSTWLGRKGIYLEDLYVSQEKRGAGAGKALLKYIARQAVAEGCGRFEWSVLDWNTPAIEFYTAVGATPQDEWTVYRLQGQALHDFANG
- the trpD gene encoding anthranilate phosphoribosyltransferase, whose product is MSFSPQEALQRTIEHREIFFDEMVDLMRQIMRGDVSPMMTAAILTGLRVKKETIDEIAAAATVMREFALAVPVADSTHLVDIVGTGGDGSHTFNISTCAMFVAAAAGARVAKHGNRSVSSKSGSADAVEALGAAIELQPAQVAAAIEQTGIGFMFAPIHHPSMKVVAPVRREMGVRTIFNILGPLTNPASAPSVLMGVFHPDLVGIQARVLRELGTERAMVVWGRDNMDEISLGAGTLVGELRDGKVREYEIHPEDFGIAMSASRNLRVDSPEQSIQMLRAVLDNTPGPALDIVALNAGAALYVAGVASDIGDGLARARAAIANGSARQRLQQYVETTRALVA
- a CDS encoding haloacid dehalogenase-like hydrolase, with amino-acid sequence MTTHYPTPREDAPLVVFDFDHTLYDGDSGTHLFASLIKRNPLRMLAALLVTPIAGPMVAMLPTRRAGISVYVWIGSFGLHRARDFNKVIDAYVLRNQAQMRAKLLPQALEVFAAHRAKGDRVVVATGAPPELARAILAFVAHQDVPVIGTEVGPRLGGVGPTRHCHNEEKMRMLRERGYGDIDIAYSDSTADLPLLLAAKAPVVVNPKPGRVDFFRRVLPAGTRILNWGCVDRGGDKA
- the yegS gene encoding lipid kinase YegS, which translates into the protein MTTPRWRLILNGKSAGNDELRDAVGHWRGQGVQLDVRVTWEDGDAERYVAEAIDHGVDVIVAAGGDGTLSAVAETLAHREEPADALPSLALIPMGTANDFATSAGIPAAPKEAFALISQAAPRAVDLLRVDADGTPWWCANLASGGFGTQVTVETDAGLKKMLGGLAYVITGIAKLGRIEPINARLSGPDFAWQGDFIALGIGNGRQAGGGQQLCPQALIDDGQLDVTVLPELEGEVTATLGQMLKSGTQAALEQLATRARLPWLQVESERPLTLNLDGEPVQARHFRVECVPGRVRMHLPADCPLLAGQG